In one window of Verrucomicrobiia bacterium DNA:
- the purL gene encoding phosphoribosylformylglycinamidine synthase subunit PurL, protein MKPENVSLSQAECEKIYHTLAREPNEVEWQLFSALWSEHCSYKSSKKILEQLPREEKSVLVKAGEGNAGVIDVGKGWAVAFKMESHNHPSAVEPFQGAATGVGGILRDILAMGARPVFLMDSLRVGNLTSHRARHHLSEMVKGISHYGNCVGVPTMGGELFADDCYEHNPLVNVLCLGIVKKNSIQKSSVEQVGDVIVYVGAKTGREGLAGASFASQVLGEDKKNSSSIQRGDPFKGKCLIEACLEIFEQCDVVAVQDMGAAGLANAVAELVARGNRGAKLNLDRVPISNEKLLPHEILLSESQERMVFVLKPDEVRKIKTISKRWGLETAILGEVIVEEEFQACFENDLVAKLPIKFLVKGFPLKEKVSLNFSSKKQVFQQKRPSLDCRATLLEMLALPSIASKRWIFEQFDYHVGNATQIIPGSDAAVVRLRLDQDEIFLAATMDGNGWYCHLDPFEGTQLLVAESARNLCCVGARPLAVTNNLNFGNPQNLDRFLEFQESVKGLAEACCALDIPVISGNVSFYNESSQGGVFPTPVIGMVGKIEREKDVTTVGFKKPGDSIALIGGWGEALESSYCDFKLQSLAEGKCPKVSWEKEKVVQSAVLEAIQNGLIKSAHDCSEGGLAVALAECCLIGDKLGASIEINEENIEAVLFNESPSRVVISFDPTYEKVITKLCKEQNVPIVLLGEVGGESLMVRSSKHFFEWSIVELSKSWEQALSRSFS, encoded by the coding sequence GTGAAGCCAGAAAATGTTTCTCTTTCTCAGGCAGAGTGCGAAAAAATTTATCATACACTCGCTCGTGAGCCGAACGAAGTGGAGTGGCAATTGTTTTCTGCGTTATGGAGTGAGCATTGTTCTTACAAAAGTTCGAAAAAAATTTTAGAACAGTTGCCGCGTGAAGAAAAGTCGGTGCTCGTAAAAGCGGGCGAGGGAAATGCGGGGGTGATCGATGTTGGGAAAGGTTGGGCAGTGGCTTTTAAAATGGAGTCTCACAATCATCCCAGTGCTGTGGAACCTTTTCAGGGAGCCGCGACCGGCGTTGGTGGTATTTTACGGGATATTTTGGCGATGGGTGCGAGACCTGTTTTTTTGATGGATTCGTTGCGCGTGGGTAATTTGACTTCACATCGAGCGCGACATCATTTGAGCGAAATGGTTAAAGGCATTTCGCATTATGGAAATTGTGTGGGTGTGCCGACGATGGGTGGAGAACTTTTTGCGGATGATTGTTATGAACATAATCCTTTAGTGAATGTTTTGTGCTTGGGAATTGTGAAAAAAAACTCGATTCAAAAAAGTTCTGTAGAACAAGTGGGAGATGTGATTGTTTACGTGGGTGCGAAGACAGGGCGGGAAGGATTGGCTGGCGCCAGTTTTGCCTCGCAGGTTTTGGGGGAAGATAAAAAAAATTCATCTTCGATTCAAAGAGGTGATCCTTTTAAGGGAAAATGTTTGATTGAAGCGTGTTTGGAAATTTTTGAGCAATGCGATGTCGTGGCGGTTCAAGACATGGGCGCTGCGGGGTTGGCGAATGCCGTGGCAGAATTGGTGGCACGAGGAAATCGAGGGGCGAAGTTGAATTTAGATCGGGTTCCTATTTCTAATGAAAAACTTTTGCCTCACGAGATTTTGTTGAGCGAATCTCAAGAGCGTATGGTTTTTGTGTTGAAACCAGATGAAGTGAGAAAAATTAAAACGATTAGTAAGCGTTGGGGATTGGAGACGGCGATATTGGGTGAAGTGATTGTAGAAGAGGAATTTCAGGCATGCTTTGAAAATGATTTAGTAGCAAAATTGCCCATAAAGTTTTTGGTAAAAGGATTTCCATTAAAAGAAAAAGTGTCTTTGAATTTTTCTTCGAAGAAGCAAGTTTTTCAACAAAAGCGTCCATCTTTGGATTGTCGTGCAACACTTTTGGAGATGTTAGCCTTGCCTTCGATTGCTTCGAAGCGTTGGATTTTTGAGCAGTTTGATTATCATGTGGGGAATGCGACCCAGATAATTCCGGGAAGTGATGCTGCAGTAGTGAGATTGCGATTGGATCAGGATGAAATTTTTTTGGCGGCAACCATGGATGGAAATGGTTGGTATTGTCATTTGGATCCTTTTGAAGGAACGCAGTTATTGGTGGCAGAAAGCGCGAGAAATTTGTGTTGTGTTGGTGCTAGGCCGCTAGCTGTGACGAATAATTTAAATTTTGGAAATCCGCAAAATCTTGATCGATTCCTCGAGTTTCAAGAATCGGTAAAAGGTTTGGCTGAGGCGTGCTGCGCGTTGGATATTCCGGTGATCAGTGGAAATGTTAGTTTTTATAATGAATCTTCTCAAGGTGGAGTTTTCCCAACACCCGTTATCGGTATGGTTGGGAAGATTGAGAGGGAAAAAGATGTGACGACAGTCGGCTTTAAAAAGCCGGGAGATAGCATTGCGCTAATAGGGGGTTGGGGTGAGGCGCTAGAGAGTTCTTATTGTGATTTTAAATTGCAAAGTTTGGCCGAAGGAAAATGTCCAAAAGTTTCCTGGGAAAAAGAAAAAGTAGTGCAAAGCGCAGTTCTTGAGGCAATTCAAAATGGTTTAATAAAAAGTGCGCATGATTGCTCAGAGGGCGGTTTAGCCGTGGCCCTGGCGGAGTGTTGTTTGATAGGAGATAAATTAGGGGCGTCGATTGAAATCAATGAGGAAAATATCGAGGCTGTTTTGTTTAACGAAAGTCCTTCACGTGTGGTGATTAGTTTCGATCCGACTTATGAAAAAGTGATTACAAAATTATGTAAGGAGCAAAATGTGCCAATCGTTTTATTGGGTGAGGTAGGTGGTGAGTCTTTGATGGTTCGTTCATCAAAGCATTTTTTTGAATGGTCTATAGTGGAATTATCAAAAAGTTGGGAACAGGCTTTGTCTCGCAGTTTTTCTTAA
- the proC gene encoding pyrroline-5-carboxylate reductase yields MKVAFLGAGRMATALAHGLIEKKVLTSEHVFASDPADEARASFEKRTGAKTFSDNRRMLEHAEIIILAVKPQQVKTLLEKIGSSLENKLFISIAAGVVLARLESLVHATTRLIRVMPNTPALVGAGASVFSLGARATEKDAMVVKGLFSAVGLVEQVPEAWLNEVTALSGSGPAYFFAILEALLDRAAIQHLPDDLALKLATQTMLGAAKMVLETGKSLSELREAVTSPGGTTFEALQVLKNRNMHEAFVEAVQAATRRSKELSALA; encoded by the coding sequence ATGAAAGTTGCCTTTCTTGGTGCCGGGCGTATGGCCACGGCTTTAGCGCATGGCCTAATTGAAAAAAAAGTTCTTACCTCAGAGCATGTTTTTGCTTCGGATCCTGCCGATGAAGCACGGGCCAGTTTTGAAAAACGAACGGGGGCCAAGACCTTTTCCGATAACCGTCGAATGCTTGAGCATGCGGAAATTATTATTTTAGCGGTGAAACCGCAGCAGGTTAAAACGCTTTTGGAAAAAATCGGATCGTCTTTGGAAAATAAATTATTTATTTCAATTGCCGCAGGTGTTGTTTTAGCGCGTTTAGAAAGTTTGGTTCATGCTACGACGCGATTAATACGAGTTATGCCTAATACTCCCGCTTTAGTTGGTGCAGGAGCTTCGGTTTTTTCTTTGGGGGCTCGTGCCACAGAAAAAGATGCAATGGTTGTGAAAGGACTCTTTAGCGCGGTGGGACTTGTGGAACAAGTACCGGAAGCATGGTTAAATGAAGTCACGGCTTTAAGTGGCAGTGGGCCGGCTTATTTTTTTGCTATCTTAGAAGCTTTACTGGATCGCGCTGCAATTCAACATTTGCCTGATGATTTAGCATTGAAATTAGCGACACAAACTATGTTGGGTGCTGCAAAAATGGTTTTAGAAACAGGTAAGTCTTTGAGTGAGTTGCGTGAAGCGGTAACGAGTCCAGGTGGCACAACGTTTGAAGCGCTACAAGTTTTGAAAAATCGTAATATGCATGAAGCTTTTGTCGAAGCAGTGCAAGCCGCGACACGTCGCTCCAAAGAACTTTCTGCTTTGGCTTGA
- a CDS encoding outer membrane lipoprotein carrier protein LolA has translation MSDAEQARHEKQFTQYQHSTKTFTAAVRQILHLSGMKKPVVSLGRIYFQNPQGWLLIRYSKPAEEFILLRDGKLYLQKKDKPLKIQSLNRENSFAMMRRFFQEDAQSWKKDFDIAMFEDEKNLIISLTPKRKEKTLPLVIQTRVNRQTFLPQQIHLVFEGENEIIYEFTQPQRNATLPSQLFAPPDAS, from the coding sequence GTGTCAGATGCAGAGCAAGCTCGTCACGAAAAACAATTCACGCAATATCAACATTCCACAAAAACTTTTACCGCTGCTGTGCGCCAAATTCTTCATTTAAGTGGCATGAAAAAACCTGTGGTGAGTTTGGGCAGAATTTATTTTCAAAACCCACAAGGCTGGCTTTTGATTCGCTATAGTAAGCCAGCCGAAGAATTTATTCTATTGCGAGATGGTAAACTTTATCTGCAAAAAAAAGATAAACCATTAAAAATTCAATCGCTTAATCGCGAAAATAGTTTCGCCATGATGCGCCGTTTTTTTCAAGAAGATGCGCAATCCTGGAAAAAAGATTTTGATATTGCCATGTTCGAAGATGAAAAAAATTTAATCATTTCACTAACTCCAAAGAGAAAGGAAAAAACCTTACCACTCGTAATCCAAACCCGTGTGAATCGACAAACCTTTCTTCCACAACAAATCCACCTGGTTTTTGAAGGTGAAAACGAAATCATTTACGAATTCACACAACCCCAGCGCAATGCAACCTTGCCTTCACAGCTTTTTGCTCCACCAGATGCTTCATGA
- a CDS encoding biopolymer transporter ExbD has product MKFRHSPFLTFIEEETDLEFQITPMIDLLLVLLIFFMAITTTKILRNDTSLQLPHITTKQSQVENEQMGQCVINIAWREKEEELTFSIDQIPARTLPELNAILNQNYRAFQKVHPEKSYEIVIRAEEKLPYHFLQNILQLCQKSGFRQITFAAIPQPTTN; this is encoded by the coding sequence ATGAAATTTCGTCACTCTCCCTTTCTCACATTCATCGAAGAAGAAACGGATTTGGAATTTCAAATCACACCCATGATCGATTTGCTGCTCGTTCTCCTTATTTTTTTTATGGCGATTACCACCACAAAAATTTTAAGAAACGACACCTCGCTACAATTACCTCATATTACGACAAAACAATCCCAAGTAGAAAATGAGCAAATGGGTCAATGCGTGATTAATATTGCCTGGCGAGAAAAGGAAGAGGAACTCACTTTTTCTATCGACCAAATTCCCGCACGCACCTTGCCAGAGCTCAATGCAATTCTTAACCAAAATTATCGCGCCTTTCAAAAAGTTCATCCCGAAAAATCTTACGAAATTGTAATTCGCGCTGAAGAAAAACTACCCTACCATTTTCTTCAAAACATTCTACAACTTTGCCAAAAAAGTGGATTCCGCCAAATTACCTTTGCTGCAATCCCTCAACCTACAACAAACTAA
- a CDS encoding PIN domain-containing protein produces MRILIDCDVLLDVALERAEHWQASAAILDWAEKRPGLAAVAWHSLANLFYLCRGDVRGFVRDLLEFVEVAPVSTLAMRHALNYAMSDLEDAMQAAAAVSFGALFIVSRNYSDYRRSPIKAMSPIDFCRQHNK; encoded by the coding sequence ATGCGCATTTTAATTGATTGCGATGTTTTATTGGATGTGGCGTTAGAGCGAGCGGAGCATTGGCAGGCGAGTGCAGCGATTTTGGATTGGGCGGAAAAAAGGCCGGGTTTAGCAGCAGTAGCCTGGCATTCTTTAGCTAATTTATTTTATCTTTGTCGAGGGGATGTGAGAGGATTTGTTCGAGATTTATTAGAGTTTGTAGAGGTGGCGCCAGTTTCTACTCTTGCCATGCGCCATGCTTTGAATTATGCGATGTCAGATTTGGAAGATGCCATGCAGGCGGCAGCAGCAGTGAGTTTTGGCGCCCTTTTTATTGTGTCTCGAAATTATTCTGATTATCGTCGTTCCCCAATTAAAGCCATGTCGCCAATCGACTTTTGTCGTCAACACAATAAGTAA
- a CDS encoding MotA/TolQ/ExbB proton channel family protein, with amino-acid sequence MVKTKEHHLPCDDAGSWHKIKRIPKRIYPIISFLIFFSSLFQLLAQPAELSHVSQKTFREVWQQGGPVMYLLALASIFTIALVVEGFFLLRFKKLCPPEQIQNSKTLILQNRFQELWNQCQEHPSYLSALLKAALSRLGRGHDVVEHATQMAALRQATLLKSRISYLSAIGVVTPMIGLTGTVIGMIKAFAVLGSAGIADPGALSARIAEVLTATAGGLVIAIPAFIFFYLLKNRLITVLTLADATINDLIDLIPLEIMNHAKTEFTFSA; translated from the coding sequence ATGGTTAAGACAAAAGAGCATCACTTACCCTGCGATGATGCTGGGAGTTGGCACAAAATCAAGCGCATTCCCAAAAGGATTTATCCCATCATTAGTTTTTTAATCTTTTTTAGCTCGCTATTTCAGCTTTTAGCGCAACCTGCGGAACTTTCTCACGTCTCACAAAAAACATTCCGTGAAGTTTGGCAACAAGGAGGACCTGTTATGTATTTGCTAGCGCTGGCCTCTATTTTTACCATCGCGCTCGTTGTGGAAGGTTTTTTTCTTTTGCGTTTCAAAAAACTCTGTCCTCCAGAACAAATTCAAAACAGTAAAACGTTAATTCTCCAAAATCGATTTCAAGAATTATGGAATCAATGCCAGGAACACCCCAGTTATCTTAGTGCATTATTAAAAGCGGCTTTAAGCCGATTGGGACGCGGACATGACGTGGTGGAACACGCCACACAAATGGCCGCTTTACGACAAGCCACACTTTTGAAATCCCGCATTTCTTATCTTTCCGCCATCGGCGTCGTCACTCCCATGATCGGACTGACTGGAACAGTTATCGGAATGATCAAAGCCTTCGCCGTTTTAGGCTCCGCAGGCATCGCCGATCCTGGCGCACTCTCGGCAAGAATCGCTGAAGTGTTAACCGCAACCGCCGGAGGTTTGGTAATCGCTATTCCCGCTTTCATCTTTTTTTATCTTTTGAAAAATCGGCTTATTACAGTTTTAACTCTCGCAGATGCCACCATCAATGATCTCATCGATCTCATTCCTTTGGAAATCATGAACCATGCCAAAACTGAATTCACTTTTTCTGCATGA
- a CDS encoding SurA N-terminal domain-containing protein, with amino-acid sequence MIRLMRERSKFLLWALVIIVVVSFSLWGTYSFRDNYSHGTDSKIGRIGGREISLQEYQKVMQRMYYYLLLTSGHDIPISEQLNQHLQTMAWQQLLLIEKATQLGINVSDQQIADSIRRMPIFWDEKTGTYQPEKYLEFVQKRLPAMGLNEVQFHEMVRDHVLNERMTALIVSSARVAPAEVKHYAGKLYGKTELVSVEFDRADYTAGIVPRDEELKKAYSENLQIYSTPEERKVKYIQFRLPDIASKLPKEKKQEALNKLGEAAVNFTVALLGDEEKKAPSFEALAKENGYEIKETEFFTYQNPPKDFIEDSEFVVAAFGLNNEQPDSEVVQVDDSFYVLHLSGLRPSQPQSFEKVRGKVVNDWIKQRSLEAALKATNEMRQKIANLMQAGKNFDQAVAELKLKTHKIPAFVPLEEEREEKEKKNKTKEDRELERFKNVAVQLEPGEISAPQRKEDGAFFVYLVSRQEPKVDAEKQEEIKQQLLDQKRQLQFQEWVVTAMRQKGNEIYSQSQSG; translated from the coding sequence ATGATTCGTTTGATGCGTGAACGTTCCAAGTTTTTATTATGGGCTTTGGTGATTATTGTTGTGGTCTCTTTTTCGCTATGGGGCACTTACAGTTTTCGAGATAATTATTCTCACGGAACAGATTCCAAAATAGGTCGAATTGGCGGGCGAGAAATTTCTTTGCAGGAATATCAAAAAGTGATGCAAAGAATGTATTACTATCTTCTTTTAACGAGTGGTCATGATATTCCCATTAGTGAGCAGCTCAACCAGCATTTGCAAACTATGGCTTGGCAACAATTGTTGTTAATTGAAAAAGCCACGCAGCTTGGAATCAATGTTTCGGATCAGCAAATTGCTGATTCCATTCGACGAATGCCCATTTTTTGGGACGAAAAAACTGGCACTTACCAACCTGAAAAATATTTGGAATTTGTGCAAAAACGGTTGCCTGCGATGGGACTCAATGAGGTGCAGTTTCATGAGATGGTGCGCGATCATGTTTTAAACGAACGAATGACAGCTTTGATTGTTTCTTCGGCGCGAGTAGCTCCTGCTGAAGTGAAGCATTACGCCGGAAAATTATACGGAAAAACTGAGTTGGTTTCTGTTGAGTTTGATCGAGCCGATTATACGGCTGGCATTGTGCCTCGCGATGAAGAATTAAAAAAAGCTTACTCGGAAAATTTGCAAATTTATAGCACGCCTGAAGAGCGAAAAGTGAAATACATTCAATTTCGTTTACCGGATATTGCGAGCAAATTGCCAAAAGAAAAAAAACAGGAAGCTTTGAATAAGTTGGGTGAAGCGGCAGTTAATTTTACGGTTGCCTTATTAGGAGATGAAGAAAAAAAGGCGCCTTCTTTCGAGGCGCTGGCTAAGGAAAATGGCTACGAGATTAAAGAAACAGAATTTTTCACTTATCAAAACCCACCAAAAGATTTTATTGAGGATTCGGAATTTGTGGTTGCAGCTTTTGGGTTAAATAATGAACAACCGGATAGCGAAGTGGTGCAAGTGGATGACAGTTTTTATGTTCTACATCTAAGTGGATTACGTCCGTCTCAACCTCAATCCTTTGAAAAAGTTAGAGGCAAAGTGGTCAATGATTGGATTAAACAACGCTCTTTAGAAGCCGCTTTGAAAGCCACTAATGAGATGCGCCAAAAAATAGCTAACTTGATGCAAGCCGGAAAAAATTTTGATCAAGCTGTGGCTGAACTGAAATTGAAAACTCATAAAATTCCAGCCTTTGTTCCTTTAGAAGAAGAAAGAGAAGAAAAGGAGAAAAAGAATAAAACAAAAGAGGATAGGGAATTGGAACGTTTTAAAAATGTTGCGGTTCAACTAGAACCAGGCGAAATCAGCGCGCCTCAGCGCAAGGAAGATGGCGCCTTTTTTGTTTATCTCGTATCACGTCAAGAGCCTAAAGTGGATGCGGAAAAACAAGAGGAAATTAAACAACAGCTTCTGGATCAGAAAAGGCAATTACAATTTCAAGAATGGGTAGTTACTGCAATGCGCCAAAAGGGTAACGAAATTTATTCACAGTCGCAATCGGGTTAA
- a CDS encoding biopolymer transporter ExbD: protein MALGGLGVESEEHGLQIAPLLDILFVLLLFFMVMAASQKIEQGLKLQLTSTGTAYNQDKPTVPIFLKIHSNLQIYFNENPIDSISSHELPALKKRLSTIAKLYGTQHPILILPEANVPYQRIIDALNACTQSQMQNVQLNTSSP, encoded by the coding sequence ATGGCACTGGGCGGTTTAGGAGTTGAATCGGAAGAACACGGGCTCCAAATTGCGCCACTGCTCGATATCCTTTTTGTTCTATTACTCTTTTTCATGGTCATGGCCGCCTCGCAAAAAATCGAGCAAGGACTCAAACTGCAACTCACTTCAACCGGCACCGCTTACAATCAAGATAAACCCACAGTCCCTATTTTTCTAAAAATTCATTCAAACTTGCAAATTTATTTCAATGAAAATCCAATTGACTCAATTTCCAGTCACGAACTACCGGCACTTAAAAAACGATTGAGTACCATTGCAAAACTTTATGGCACTCAACACCCCATTCTCATCCTTCCCGAAGCCAATGTGCCCTACCAACGCATCATCGATGCGCTCAATGCCTGCACACAATCACAGATGCAAAATGTTCAACTCAACACCTCCTCGCCTTAA
- the purQ gene encoding phosphoribosylformylglycinamidine synthase subunit PurQ, translating into MKIGIVQFPGSTCDRDVFEVLTRELGAHADYLWYDISECRNYDLIVLPGGFSYGDSLRPGAIAATTPIMSGIKKFAESGGLILGICNGFQILCECQLLPGILRKNQQGKFICHEAKIKVEKNRSYFMNFLSVGDVLDLSIAHAAGCYWVEEKTLRSLKEKEQIVFRYCDALGNGSVNQIAGVCNEKGNVVGMMPHPERTLGFPDGLRFWKNLVTQVLESKL; encoded by the coding sequence ATGAAAATCGGCATTGTTCAATTTCCTGGCTCCACGTGCGATCGCGATGTTTTTGAGGTGCTCACGCGAGAGTTGGGTGCACATGCGGATTATCTTTGGTATGATATTTCCGAATGTAGGAATTATGATTTGATTGTTTTGCCCGGAGGATTTTCTTATGGGGATTCTTTGAGGCCGGGGGCGATTGCTGCAACCACTCCCATTATGTCTGGAATTAAAAAATTTGCTGAGAGCGGTGGTTTAATTTTGGGAATTTGTAATGGATTCCAGATTTTGTGTGAGTGTCAATTATTGCCAGGAATTTTGCGTAAAAATCAGCAAGGGAAATTTATTTGTCACGAGGCCAAGATAAAAGTAGAAAAAAATCGATCTTATTTTATGAATTTTTTGTCTGTGGGAGATGTTTTAGATTTATCGATTGCGCATGCGGCAGGATGTTATTGGGTGGAGGAAAAAACTTTGCGGAGTTTAAAAGAAAAAGAACAAATCGTTTTTCGTTATTGCGATGCATTAGGGAATGGTTCGGTGAATCAAATTGCAGGTGTTTGCAATGAAAAGGGTAATGTGGTTGGAATGATGCCGCACCCTGAAAGAACTTTGGGGTTTCCTGATGGTCTTCGTTTTTGGAAAAATTTGGTGACTCAAGTTTTGGAAAGTAAATTGTGA
- a CDS encoding acyl--CoA ligase, with amino-acid sequence MSQLWKQWLKTVNRYPQKKIFIDTSLNQIITAQELTQRVEQLTETSLFQKIKEAEVAFCLPNGMDWLTLFLAIQKAGAIALPLDNTLSQSAQWNVAKQLGAHFLWQDHGLYDFKQIKFPKKNSCLIKLTSGTSGKVKKVYCSTQNMVADGQQIISTMKIKSSDINLGLIPFGHSYGLGNLIMPLILQGTPIVSAPTFLPAQIPQWIKQFQVTIFPSVPTIFQLLNELPSVRSLKPLRLVVSAGARLSCDVAQHFFKKFELKLHNFYGSSETGGICYDKTGLATLSGRSVGKPLDRVKVKIMPLERIQVKSRAVFNRVFLLHDLGRWNRWGELELLGRQQPLVNVGGKKINPQEIELLLRAEKNISEILTMPYQDKAREFFVVIVEGSCNEKEIWRFLYQKLPLWKMPKKIIVTPKMPRTVRGKLDVNQLKKLLRLM; translated from the coding sequence ATGTCACAACTTTGGAAGCAATGGCTCAAGACGGTCAATCGTTATCCCCAAAAGAAAATTTTCATCGATACATCGTTGAATCAAATAATTACAGCTCAAGAGTTAACTCAAAGGGTTGAACAATTAACTGAAACATCATTATTCCAAAAAATTAAAGAGGCTGAAGTCGCTTTTTGCCTCCCAAACGGGATGGATTGGTTAACGCTTTTTTTAGCGATTCAAAAAGCTGGTGCAATCGCTTTACCTTTAGACAATACTTTATCTCAATCTGCCCAGTGGAATGTAGCGAAACAGTTGGGAGCTCATTTTTTGTGGCAAGATCACGGCTTATATGATTTTAAACAAATAAAATTTCCTAAGAAAAATAGTTGTCTGATCAAGTTAACCTCTGGCACTTCGGGTAAAGTTAAAAAAGTTTATTGTTCTACGCAAAACATGGTTGCCGATGGGCAACAAATTATTTCCACGATGAAAATTAAAAGTAGCGATATCAATTTAGGTTTGATTCCTTTTGGTCATTCGTATGGATTGGGCAATTTAATTATGCCATTGATTTTGCAAGGCACACCCATCGTAAGCGCGCCAACATTTTTGCCCGCTCAGATTCCTCAATGGATTAAACAATTCCAAGTTACAATTTTTCCTTCCGTGCCCACCATTTTTCAATTGCTAAATGAATTGCCATCTGTGCGATCGTTGAAGCCGCTGCGCTTGGTTGTTTCAGCTGGGGCGCGTCTTTCTTGCGATGTGGCTCAACATTTTTTTAAGAAGTTTGAATTAAAACTTCATAATTTCTATGGTTCTTCCGAAACTGGCGGCATTTGTTATGATAAAACCGGTTTGGCTACTTTATCTGGTCGTTCCGTTGGCAAACCGTTGGATCGAGTGAAAGTGAAAATCATGCCTCTGGAGCGAATCCAAGTTAAAAGTCGCGCTGTTTTTAATAGGGTCTTTTTGCTTCATGATTTAGGGAGGTGGAATCGCTGGGGGGAGCTTGAGTTATTGGGACGTCAACAACCTTTGGTTAATGTGGGTGGAAAAAAAATTAATCCTCAAGAAATTGAACTTTTATTGCGTGCCGAAAAAAACATTTCTGAGATCTTGACCATGCCTTATCAGGATAAAGCGAGGGAATTTTTTGTTGTAATCGTGGAAGGTTCATGCAACGAAAAGGAAATTTGGCGTTTCCTATATCAAAAACTGCCGCTTTGGAAAATGCCGAAGAAAATAATCGTAACTCCCAAAATGCCTCGAACAGTCCGCGGGAAATTAGACGTCAATCAATTGAAAAAACTTTTACGCTTAATGTAG